From Salinirubellus salinus, the proteins below share one genomic window:
- a CDS encoding thiolase C-terminal domain-containing protein yields the protein MTRASVVGAGMTKFGVHDRPLQELFGEAAFEAFDDAGVEPADVESFYFGNAMGGQTENDTHLAPKLASHVGIAGVPAQRYEDACATSANAFKNAVQAVEAGIHDVVLVGGVERCTPQTGLDTAEMTRIFASASHRQYEQPTGLTFPGVFALLTKRHMHEHGTTPEHLAHVAVKNHEHGTRNPRAHFGKETTVEAVLEGPIVADPFRLMDCCPFSDGAAAVVLVSDEVADSYDAPVDVTGIGHATDVVPIGDKLTPHVTQAARDASAQAYEQAGITAADVDFAEVHDCFTGAEVMASEAIGLIEDGQGGPAAAEGRTSYDGDIPINASGGLKAKGHPIGATGAAQIVELTEQIRGEAGARQLDEAEYGVAHNLGGDAATTLVTVMEGRR from the coding sequence ATGACACGGGCCAGCGTGGTGGGTGCCGGCATGACGAAGTTCGGCGTCCACGACAGACCACTGCAGGAACTGTTCGGCGAGGCCGCGTTCGAGGCCTTCGACGACGCGGGCGTCGAACCCGCCGACGTCGAGTCGTTCTACTTCGGGAACGCGATGGGTGGCCAGACGGAGAACGACACTCACCTCGCGCCGAAACTCGCCTCGCACGTCGGCATCGCGGGCGTCCCGGCCCAGCGCTACGAGGACGCGTGTGCCACCTCCGCCAACGCGTTCAAGAACGCCGTGCAGGCCGTCGAAGCAGGTATCCACGACGTGGTCCTCGTCGGCGGTGTCGAGCGCTGTACGCCACAGACGGGCCTCGACACGGCCGAGATGACCCGGATCTTCGCCTCGGCCTCCCACCGGCAGTACGAACAGCCGACCGGACTCACGTTCCCCGGCGTGTTCGCCCTGCTCACGAAGCGCCACATGCACGAGCACGGGACGACCCCGGAACACCTCGCGCACGTCGCGGTGAAGAACCACGAACACGGGACGCGGAACCCGCGGGCCCACTTCGGCAAGGAGACCACCGTCGAGGCGGTGCTGGAGGGACCTATCGTCGCCGACCCGTTCCGGCTGATGGACTGCTGTCCGTTCTCGGACGGTGCGGCGGCGGTCGTCCTCGTCAGCGACGAGGTGGCCGACTCCTACGACGCTCCCGTCGACGTGACGGGCATCGGCCACGCCACCGACGTCGTCCCCATCGGCGACAAGCTCACGCCGCACGTCACACAGGCGGCCCGCGACGCGAGCGCGCAGGCGTACGAACAGGCCGGCATCACCGCCGCCGACGTGGACTTCGCGGAGGTCCACGACTGCTTCACCGGTGCCGAGGTGATGGCGAGCGAGGCCATCGGTCTGATCGAGGACGGGCAGGGCGGCCCCGCCGCGGCCGAGGGCCGGACCTCGTACGACGGCGACATCCCCATCAACGCCTCGGGCGGTCTGAAGGCGAAGGGGCACCCCATCGGCGCGACGGGTGCCGCACAGATCGTCGAGTTGACCGAGCAGATTCGCGGTGAGGCGGGCGCCCGGCAACTGGACGAGGCCGAGTACGGCGTCGCGCACAACCTGGGTGGCGACGCCGCGACCACGCTGGTGACGGTCATGGAGGGCCGCCGATGA
- a CDS encoding CPBP family intramembrane glutamic endopeptidase: MSETSREPSWLGGHHSPWPLVGALSLATLVVTAGNAITAPWGLGLTPGPVGYLAVGVTTYLLLALVVFVTLRARDVGRASLDARWPTRRDWGYIVGGFVGLFAVSIAAETAVRTLGLPVAQLQMTEYVVTGPLAGQAWVVLALIPVTLLLIGPVEELLFRNLLQKTLYEWLSPTGAIVLASVVFALWHLPALYGASATAVGVTLGLVTLNGLVLGWLYLRTRSVVVPAAVHGLSNAVGVAFLYLSLSAAV, translated from the coding sequence ATGAGCGAAACCTCCCGGGAGCCCAGTTGGCTCGGTGGACACCACTCGCCGTGGCCACTCGTTGGCGCCCTCTCGCTGGCCACACTCGTGGTCACAGCAGGGAACGCAATCACGGCTCCGTGGGGCCTCGGGCTCACGCCAGGGCCGGTCGGCTACCTCGCTGTCGGCGTCACCACCTACCTCCTGCTGGCGCTCGTCGTCTTCGTGACCCTCCGGGCGAGGGACGTGGGGCGAGCGTCTCTCGACGCGCGCTGGCCGACCCGCCGCGACTGGGGCTACATTGTGGGCGGGTTCGTCGGGCTGTTCGCCGTGTCGATCGCAGCCGAGACGGCTGTCAGGACCCTCGGCCTCCCCGTCGCCCAGCTCCAGATGACCGAGTACGTCGTCACGGGACCACTCGCCGGCCAGGCGTGGGTCGTTCTGGCGCTGATTCCGGTCACGCTGCTCTTGATCGGCCCAGTCGAAGAGCTCCTCTTCCGGAACCTCCTCCAGAAGACGCTTTACGAGTGGCTCTCGCCGACGGGAGCCATCGTCCTCGCCAGTGTCGTCTTCGCCCTCTGGCACCTGCCGGCGCTATACGGCGCCTCGGCGACCGCGGTCGGAGTCACGCTCGGGCTCGTCACCCTGAACGGGCTCGTCCTGGGCTGGCTCTACCTCCGGACGCGATCTGTCGTGGTGCCAGCCGCCGTCCACGGGCTCTCGAACGCGGTCGGTGTGGCGTTCCTGTACCTGTCGCTGTCGGCGGCCGTCTGA
- a CDS encoding nuclear transport factor 2 family protein, translating into MDAVGTVESYYDSLRTGDPLHPYFLESARTVKFGVGERLEGYDAVAEGLRDQTRTTEGWEVRSSNLLCEHRGDHAWFSDLVFMGWTDTDANVRYEFDTRWSGTLVELDEEEREREIDPLAETPWRFAGMHVSTSVQGRI; encoded by the coding sequence ATGGACGCAGTCGGGACCGTCGAGTCCTACTACGATTCGCTCCGGACGGGCGACCCCCTCCACCCGTACTTCCTGGAGTCCGCCCGGACCGTGAAGTTCGGCGTCGGCGAGCGACTGGAGGGGTACGACGCCGTCGCCGAGGGGCTGCGCGACCAGACCCGGACGACCGAGGGCTGGGAGGTGCGCTCGTCGAACCTCCTCTGTGAGCACCGCGGGGACCACGCGTGGTTCTCGGATCTCGTGTTCATGGGCTGGACCGACACCGACGCGAACGTCCGCTACGAGTTCGACACCCGGTGGTCGGGGACCTTGGTGGAACTGGACGAGGAGGAACGCGAGCGCGAGATCGACCCGCTCGCCGAGACGCCGTGGCGATTCGCCGGGATGCACGTCTCCACGAGCGTGCAGGGACGGATATGA
- a CDS encoding DUF1810 domain-containing protein: MTDAEDPHDLRRFVEAQDEAAEPVAAELRDGRKRTHWMWFVFPQMEGLGSSRMAQRYAISSRAEAEAYLEHPTLGPRLREWTALVNDVEGRTANEIFGSPDDLKFRSSMTLFAAVADDPEPFETALERYYDGDRDERTLRLLDG; the protein is encoded by the coding sequence ATGACCGACGCCGAGGACCCACACGACCTGCGGCGGTTCGTCGAGGCACAGGACGAAGCGGCCGAGCCGGTCGCTGCCGAGCTGCGTGATGGCCGGAAGCGAACCCACTGGATGTGGTTCGTCTTCCCCCAGATGGAGGGGCTGGGCAGCAGCCGGATGGCCCAGCGGTACGCCATCTCCTCGCGTGCGGAGGCCGAGGCGTACCTCGAGCACCCGACGCTGGGGCCGCGGCTCCGCGAGTGGACGGCGCTCGTGAACGACGTCGAGGGGCGCACGGCGAACGAGATATTCGGGTCGCCGGACGACCTGAAGTTCCGGTCGTCGATGACGCTGTTCGCCGCCGTCGCGGACGACCCCGAGCCGTTCGAGACGGCGCTCGAGCGGTACTACGACGGCGACCGGGACGAGCGGACCCTGCGACTGCTGGACGGGTGA
- a CDS encoding ATP-dependent helicase, whose product MGGFDEAAARELLAGHDDLEFDPETVPIDDAEVLARLEPAVREWWVEEFGQFVGGNEGFFTPPQKGAIPLIDDRENALVCAPTGSGKTLASFTAIVNDLFRRETEAGLENSVYCLYVSPLKSLANDIHRNLERPLEGVTERLAEDGEEPAVRHAIRHGDTSSHERQQMLETTPHILNTTPETLAILLNSPKFQQKLETVEYVVVDEVHALAENKRGTHLSVSLERLEAMCDTSPTRIGCSATVEPLEAVGEFLVGREEPGGDSRPFEVVDARFVREFDVELHCPTDDLIGTRYDVVSDRFYRQLDEWVQDATNTIVFTNTRSGAERVLANLRERNPDYTEENSGCHHGSLSKEKRQSVEERLKSGEMDVVTTSTSLELGIDMPHVDLVVQVGSPKSVASLLQRVGRAGHQVGETVTGRVVALDRDELVECATMLKKAEEGFVDRVFVPERAQDVAAQQVYGMCINGVRPEAEVKDILRRAYPYRDYGEGEWEQLCRYLTADYGGMEDRNVYAKVWRDANDPPAGEHHYEEYEVGEHLMGKRGRLARVIYMTNVGTIPDSFTIDVFVRGGDEWVGQLDESYLDTIESGDVFVLGGSNYEYRYRRGSKAYVDPTSARATVPSWFSERLPLSYDLGREILAFQSTLCEKLESGGPPAVRRWLREFPLDENSVRAVTRMFDEQVRYAGIESVSTSERLFVEEERDHDEYRRNYYVHSNYGRQFNDGLSRLLAYRCAQAANTNVQVAVADHGFTLSMPLNRKVDLTGILADLDPTTVRSDLRAALDGTDLLQRYFRIDATRSLMILKRYKGYEKSAAQQQVSSEMLLSWAQELEEFAVMEETYREILEDKLDVDAVERFVAALGEDVEVVHRQTDSPTPRAFGLATLMASDVVLAEDESAVLQEFHRRVMEEIGDEERAAYATTDD is encoded by the coding sequence ATGGGAGGATTCGACGAGGCCGCCGCCCGCGAGCTGCTCGCGGGACACGACGACCTCGAGTTCGACCCCGAGACGGTACCCATCGACGACGCCGAGGTCCTCGCGCGGCTGGAGCCCGCGGTTCGGGAGTGGTGGGTCGAGGAGTTCGGCCAGTTCGTCGGGGGCAACGAGGGGTTCTTCACGCCCCCACAGAAGGGGGCCATCCCCCTCATCGACGACCGGGAGAACGCCCTCGTCTGCGCCCCGACGGGGTCCGGCAAGACCCTCGCCTCGTTCACCGCCATCGTGAACGACCTGTTCCGCCGTGAGACCGAGGCGGGCCTCGAGAACTCGGTGTACTGTCTCTACGTCTCGCCGCTGAAGTCGCTAGCCAACGACATCCACCGGAACCTCGAACGCCCGCTGGAGGGAGTGACAGAGCGCCTCGCCGAGGACGGCGAGGAGCCCGCGGTGCGCCACGCCATCCGGCACGGCGACACCTCCAGCCACGAGCGCCAGCAGATGCTGGAGACGACGCCGCACATCCTCAACACGACACCGGAGACTCTCGCGATACTGCTCAACTCCCCGAAGTTCCAGCAGAAACTGGAGACGGTGGAGTACGTCGTGGTCGACGAGGTGCACGCGCTCGCGGAGAACAAGCGCGGGACCCACCTCTCGGTCTCGCTCGAACGGCTGGAGGCGATGTGCGACACCTCGCCCACGCGTATCGGCTGTTCGGCCACCGTCGAACCCCTCGAGGCCGTCGGGGAGTTCCTCGTCGGGCGAGAGGAGCCGGGCGGCGACTCGCGGCCGTTCGAGGTCGTCGACGCGCGGTTCGTCCGGGAGTTCGACGTGGAACTGCACTGCCCGACGGACGACCTCATCGGCACGCGCTACGACGTGGTGTCGGACCGGTTCTACCGGCAGTTGGACGAGTGGGTGCAGGACGCGACGAACACCATCGTGTTCACGAACACGCGCTCGGGGGCCGAGCGGGTACTGGCGAACCTCCGCGAGCGCAACCCCGACTACACCGAGGAGAACTCCGGGTGTCACCACGGCTCGCTCTCGAAGGAGAAGCGCCAGTCCGTCGAGGAACGCCTGAAATCGGGCGAGATGGACGTGGTGACCACCTCCACGTCGCTGGAACTGGGTATCGACATGCCACACGTCGACCTCGTGGTGCAGGTCGGCTCGCCCAAGAGCGTGGCCTCGCTCCTCCAGCGGGTCGGCCGTGCGGGCCACCAGGTCGGCGAGACCGTGACCGGCCGGGTGGTGGCACTCGACCGCGACGAACTCGTGGAGTGTGCCACGATGCTGAAGAAGGCCGAGGAGGGGTTCGTCGACCGAGTGTTCGTCCCCGAGCGGGCACAGGACGTCGCGGCCCAGCAGGTGTACGGGATGTGCATCAACGGGGTCCGACCCGAAGCCGAGGTGAAGGACATCCTCCGGCGGGCCTACCCGTACCGCGACTACGGCGAGGGCGAGTGGGAACAGCTCTGCCGGTACCTGACCGCCGACTACGGCGGGATGGAGGACCGGAACGTCTACGCGAAGGTGTGGCGCGACGCGAACGACCCGCCCGCGGGCGAGCACCACTACGAGGAGTACGAGGTCGGCGAGCATCTGATGGGCAAGCGGGGCCGGCTGGCGCGGGTCATCTACATGACCAACGTCGGCACCATCCCCGACTCGTTCACCATCGACGTGTTCGTCCGCGGGGGCGACGAGTGGGTCGGCCAACTGGACGAGTCCTACCTCGACACCATCGAGTCCGGCGACGTGTTCGTCCTCGGCGGGTCCAACTACGAGTACCGCTACCGGAGAGGGTCGAAGGCGTACGTCGACCCGACCAGCGCCCGCGCGACCGTTCCCTCGTGGTTCTCCGAGCGCCTGCCGCTCTCGTACGACCTCGGGCGCGAGATACTCGCGTTCCAGTCGACGCTGTGCGAGAAGTTGGAGTCGGGTGGGCCACCCGCCGTCCGCCGGTGGCTCCGCGAGTTCCCGCTGGACGAGAACTCCGTGCGGGCTGTCACCCGGATGTTCGACGAGCAGGTTCGGTACGCCGGCATCGAGTCGGTCTCGACGAGCGAGCGCCTCTTCGTCGAGGAGGAGCGCGACCACGACGAGTACCGGCGGAACTACTACGTCCACTCGAACTACGGCCGGCAGTTCAACGACGGGCTCTCGCGGCTGCTGGCCTACCGGTGTGCGCAGGCCGCGAACACGAACGTGCAGGTGGCCGTCGCCGACCACGGGTTCACGCTCTCGATGCCGCTGAACCGCAAGGTGGACCTCACCGGTATCCTCGCGGACCTCGACCCCACGACGGTGCGCTCGGACCTCCGGGCGGCGCTCGACGGGACGGACCTCCTGCAGCGGTACTTCCGTATCGACGCCACCCGGTCGCTGATGATACTCAAGCGGTACAAGGGCTACGAGAAGAGCGCGGCCCAGCAGCAGGTGTCCAGCGAGATGCTGCTCTCGTGGGCACAGGAGCTGGAGGAGTTCGCGGTGATGGAGGAGACCTACCGCGAGATACTGGAGGACAAGCTCGACGTGGACGCTGTCGAGCGGTTCGTGGCCGCGCTCGGTGAAGACGTCGAGGTGGTCCACCGCCAGACGGACTCGCCGACACCCCGGGCGTTCGGCCTCGCCACGCTGATGGCCAGCGACGTGGTGCTCGCCGAGGACGAGTCGGCCGTGTTACAGGAGTTCCACCGTCGCGTGATGGAGGAGATCGGCGACGAGGAGCGCGCGGCGTACGCGACGACGGACGACTGA
- a CDS encoding lactate racemase domain-containing protein — MELPLGDGTVRFELPDCEVDVARAPGAEAVDPRSAATAAIAAPHGPALDSLVDAGDSVAIVVTDVTRATPDGVLVDCLLSDLTAAGVSREEVTVVVGLGLHRPMTDAELRGMLGEHADLAVNHDPEDTVVAGYVDGTPVELNRRVHEADRVLSTGMVEPHQYAGFSGGAKTVAIGAGGEPLIRYTHGPEMLAREGVRLGRVDANPFRDAVDRAGDVVGLEFCLNVTYGPQGCLGAAAGEPRAVVADLAETAREALSVPVEDDYDAVVAGVGAPKDANLYQTTRAFTYVVLGAHDPLGEGGRVVVPAALPEGPGEGTGERRFYRYLSEADSAEALYEEMREGYEPGAQRAFVVARALRERSLYITSSHAAEVVEDCLMHHRDRVEDAVEPGSRVLVVPEALHTLLV, encoded by the coding sequence ATGGAACTCCCACTCGGCGACGGGACCGTCCGGTTCGAACTCCCGGACTGCGAGGTGGACGTGGCTCGCGCGCCCGGCGCCGAGGCGGTCGACCCCCGTTCGGCCGCCACCGCTGCGATCGCGGCCCCGCACGGCCCAGCCCTCGATTCGCTCGTCGACGCCGGCGACAGCGTCGCCATCGTCGTGACCGACGTGACCCGGGCGACCCCCGACGGCGTCCTCGTGGACTGTCTGCTCTCCGACCTCACGGCCGCCGGCGTCTCGCGCGAGGAGGTGACCGTCGTGGTCGGGCTCGGACTCCACCGCCCGATGACCGACGCGGAACTCCGCGGGATGCTCGGCGAACACGCCGACCTCGCGGTGAACCACGACCCCGAGGACACCGTCGTCGCGGGCTACGTCGACGGGACGCCCGTCGAACTGAACCGCCGCGTGCACGAGGCCGACCGCGTCCTCTCGACGGGGATGGTCGAACCCCACCAGTACGCCGGGTTCTCGGGCGGGGCCAAGACCGTCGCCATCGGCGCCGGTGGCGAGCCGCTCATCCGGTACACGCACGGCCCCGAGATGCTCGCCCGCGAGGGGGTCCGGCTGGGCCGGGTCGACGCCAACCCCTTCCGCGACGCCGTCGACCGGGCGGGCGACGTGGTCGGCCTCGAGTTCTGTCTGAACGTCACCTACGGGCCGCAGGGCTGTCTCGGCGCGGCGGCTGGCGAGCCCCGAGCGGTCGTCGCCGACCTCGCCGAGACGGCACGCGAGGCGCTCTCGGTCCCCGTCGAGGACGACTACGACGCCGTCGTCGCGGGCGTCGGCGCCCCCAAGGACGCGAACCTCTACCAGACGACCCGGGCGTTCACCTACGTCGTCCTCGGGGCACACGACCCGCTCGGGGAGGGAGGCCGGGTGGTCGTCCCTGCCGCACTCCCCGAGGGTCCGGGCGAGGGGACCGGCGAACGGCGGTTCTACCGCTACCTCTCGGAGGCCGACTCCGCCGAGGCGCTCTACGAGGAGATGCGCGAGGGGTACGAACCGGGGGCCCAGCGGGCGTTCGTCGTCGCGCGGGCGCTCCGCGAACGGTCGTTGTATATAACTAGTTCCCACGCGGCGGAAGTGGTCGAGGACTGCCTGATGCACCACCGGGACCGGGTCGAGGACGCTGTCGAGCCGGGGAGTCGGGTGCTCGTCGTCCCGGAGGCGTTGCACACGCTGCTGGTGTGA
- a CDS encoding HVO_0649 family zinc finger protein, with protein sequence MALGSPLGTTALDRLRARFDATDLTCRECGYEDTTGSWNATTDGRRVTFSHRCPSCDADHRYVVRMGQ encoded by the coding sequence ATGGCACTCGGAAGCCCCCTCGGCACGACGGCGCTGGACCGCCTGCGAGCGCGCTTCGACGCCACCGACCTGACCTGCCGCGAGTGCGGGTACGAGGACACGACGGGGTCGTGGAACGCCACCACCGACGGGCGACGGGTGACGTTCAGTCACCGGTGTCCCTCTTGCGACGCCGACCACCGGTACGTGGTCCGGATGGGGCAGTAA
- a CDS encoding DUF6789 family protein — protein MADADTGDAVDSGIATTETEPELGTLAGIVTDGVIGAVGGFVGTALMTVVLLVASSLGGFELSSFATTAELIGAEAVFGTDLLVPVGYVIFLGGGMTTWPLLFASMGEYLPGRKYAHKGLFYGFVLWTGFVLAFYDGYTGTALAVYVVATLLAHVGYGFALGAIFDYLGGREETLV, from the coding sequence ATGGCTGATGCCGACACTGGTGACGCTGTCGACAGCGGTATCGCGACCACCGAGACGGAGCCGGAACTGGGGACGCTCGCCGGCATCGTCACGGACGGCGTCATCGGCGCTGTCGGTGGGTTCGTCGGGACGGCACTGATGACGGTGGTGCTGCTCGTCGCGTCCTCGCTCGGCGGGTTCGAACTGTCGTCGTTCGCCACCACGGCCGAACTGATCGGGGCCGAGGCGGTGTTCGGGACCGACCTGCTCGTCCCCGTCGGCTACGTCATCTTCCTCGGCGGCGGGATGACGACGTGGCCGCTCCTGTTCGCCTCGATGGGCGAGTACCTGCCGGGGCGGAAGTACGCCCACAAGGGCCTGTTCTACGGATTCGTCCTCTGGACGGGGTTCGTACTGGCGTTCTACGACGGCTACACCGGCACCGCGCTGGCCGTCTACGTCGTCGCCACGCTCCTCGCCCACGTCGGCTACGGCTTCGCGCTCGGGGCCATCTTCGACTACCTCGGTGGCCGCGAGGAGACGCTGGTCTGA
- a CDS encoding AAA domain-containing protein, whose protein sequence is MNVRGPVVDAGEVRSVNTSYGQSDLFEVTVRPERGAMEPTRVTLWGKWAELADWIDEGMELLVTDAEADEYRGEVQLSTTGDSFVVVEPDFLVDVTDVRSWVQCPRMYYLNKLGGIPLNYPVVKGTLVHEVFGDLLRGRDIEESIEDRVEERAVDLGLLGRDPTEVADEVRKNAAAIEGWLNQGLLTEEDEWRSEQTLVSETFGIKGRADAVRRGIPVELKTGKNTRSEPRFQDKVQAACYALVLGEREAEYPDTGTLIYTKNTTLERIEESGDLSPAKDFSVSGGFLKYVVRQRNQIAATEFRGDVPTGYEADAKCEYCFEQDTCMVVSGRLGQESKAGTVGTPVPDEERAYFDTYYTAVEAERRAVHREYRKLWEQTAEERADDDRALIGLEPTGREEISAGRWRLTARKQPEAVSKIREGNLVLASEGHPTRERAELGRVERLDGEEIVVTTDEPLALRRVDVYPSELTVDRLLTALHDAILKGSPERKDLLFGRRAPEFAGSHETYIGNNEAQNEAVNLALNAEDVALVHGPPGTGKTYTLATILREFVERGDRVLLSAFTNRAVDNAMEALIDQGFDDVVRVGSESGVRDDMHEYLFEKRGDPVERANELREAPVVAATTASCGSRMLREQEFDVAVVDEAGQLTEPGTFLATNLAERFVLVGDHEQLPPVVQADESELHGSLFQRLIERYPDASVLLDRQYRMAQRIQWFSSQEFYDGKLRPATPEVAGRSLADLRGVDPSALPAHLRDRVTYLDPDGRQVGNTNPTEAEAVAETVQSFLDAGVAPDDVGVIAPFRAQVSEISRRLPEVAVDTVDRFQGSAKEVVVLSVTTTGDVESPIFEDHRRMNVALTRAKRALVVVGDEAALSSEPFYERLLRWARG, encoded by the coding sequence GTGAACGTCCGCGGTCCCGTCGTCGACGCCGGAGAGGTGCGGTCGGTCAACACCAGTTACGGCCAGTCAGACCTGTTCGAGGTGACCGTGCGGCCCGAACGCGGCGCGATGGAACCGACCCGCGTCACGCTGTGGGGCAAGTGGGCCGAACTCGCAGACTGGATCGACGAGGGGATGGAACTGCTCGTCACCGACGCCGAGGCCGACGAGTATCGGGGCGAGGTGCAGTTATCCACGACGGGCGACTCGTTCGTTGTCGTCGAACCCGACTTCCTCGTCGACGTGACCGACGTCCGCTCGTGGGTCCAGTGTCCCCGGATGTACTACCTGAACAAGCTCGGCGGCATCCCGCTGAACTACCCCGTCGTGAAGGGGACGCTCGTCCACGAGGTGTTCGGTGACCTGCTTCGTGGCCGCGACATCGAGGAGAGCATCGAGGACCGCGTCGAGGAGCGAGCCGTCGACCTCGGCCTCCTCGGACGCGACCCGACGGAGGTGGCCGACGAGGTGCGCAAGAACGCGGCGGCCATCGAGGGCTGGCTGAATCAGGGACTCCTGACCGAGGAGGACGAGTGGCGCTCCGAGCAGACGCTCGTCTCGGAGACGTTCGGCATCAAGGGGCGGGCCGACGCAGTCCGGCGTGGTATCCCGGTCGAACTCAAGACGGGGAAGAACACGCGCTCGGAGCCGCGATTCCAGGACAAGGTGCAGGCGGCCTGCTACGCGCTCGTCCTCGGCGAGCGCGAGGCCGAGTACCCCGACACGGGCACCCTCATCTACACGAAGAACACGACGCTCGAACGCATCGAGGAGAGCGGCGACCTCTCGCCGGCCAAGGACTTCTCGGTGAGCGGGGGGTTCCTGAAGTACGTCGTCCGTCAGCGCAACCAGATCGCCGCGACGGAGTTCCGCGGCGACGTCCCGACCGGTTACGAGGCCGACGCGAAGTGCGAGTACTGCTTCGAACAGGACACCTGCATGGTCGTCTCCGGTCGACTCGGCCAGGAGTCGAAAGCGGGCACGGTCGGCACCCCCGTGCCCGACGAGGAGCGCGCGTACTTCGACACCTACTACACCGCCGTCGAGGCCGAGCGCCGGGCGGTCCACCGCGAGTACCGGAAGCTCTGGGAGCAGACCGCCGAGGAGCGGGCCGACGACGACCGGGCACTCATCGGCCTCGAACCCACCGGACGCGAGGAGATATCGGCCGGCCGCTGGCGACTCACCGCCCGCAAGCAGCCCGAGGCGGTCTCGAAGATACGCGAGGGGAACCTCGTCCTCGCGAGCGAGGGCCACCCGACGCGCGAACGGGCCGAACTGGGGCGTGTGGAGCGACTGGACGGCGAGGAGATCGTCGTCACCACCGACGAACCGCTGGCCCTCCGGCGGGTCGACGTCTACCCCTCCGAACTCACCGTCGACCGACTCCTGACGGCGCTCCACGACGCCATCCTCAAGGGCTCGCCCGAGCGCAAGGACCTCCTGTTCGGCCGGCGCGCCCCGGAGTTCGCCGGCTCCCACGAGACGTACATCGGCAACAACGAGGCCCAGAACGAGGCGGTGAACCTCGCGCTGAACGCCGAGGACGTCGCGCTCGTCCACGGGCCGCCTGGAACCGGGAAGACCTACACGCTGGCGACCATCCTCCGTGAGTTCGTCGAGCGCGGCGACCGCGTCCTCCTCTCGGCGTTCACGAACCGCGCGGTGGACAACGCGATGGAGGCGCTGATCGACCAGGGGTTCGACGACGTCGTCCGCGTGGGGAGCGAGTCGGGGGTGCGAGACGACATGCACGAGTACCTGTTCGAGAAGCGGGGCGACCCGGTCGAGCGGGCGAACGAACTCCGCGAGGCACCGGTCGTCGCGGCGACCACCGCCTCCTGCGGGTCGCGGATGCTGCGCGAGCAGGAGTTCGACGTGGCCGTCGTCGACGAGGCGGGCCAGTTGACGGAACCGGGCACGTTCCTCGCCACCAACCTCGCCGAGCGGTTCGTGCTCGTCGGCGACCACGAGCAGTTGCCGCCCGTGGTGCAGGCCGACGAGAGCGAACTGCACGGTTCGCTGTTCCAGCGGCTCATCGAGCGCTACCCGGACGCGAGCGTCCTGCTGGACCGCCAGTACCGGATGGCCCAGCGCATCCAGTGGTTCTCCTCGCAGGAGTTCTACGACGGGAAACTCCGGCCGGCGACTCCCGAGGTCGCGGGGCGGTCGCTCGCGGACCTGCGCGGCGTCGACCCCTCGGCCCTCCCGGCACACCTGCGGGACCGCGTCACGTACCTCGACCCCGACGGGCGGCAGGTGGGGAACACGAACCCGACAGAGGCCGAGGCGGTCGCCGAGACGGTCCAGTCGTTCCTCGACGCGGGGGTCGCCCCCGACGACGTGGGGGTCATCGCCCCGTTCCGGGCACAGGTCTCCGAGATCTCGCGCCGGCTCCCCGAGGTGGCCGTCGACACCGTCGACCGGTTCCAGGGCTCCGCGAAGGAGGTCGTCGTCCTCTCGGTGACGACGACGGGCGACGTGGAGAGCCCCATCTTCGAGGACCACCGGCGGATGAACGTGGCGCTGACGCGAGCCAAGCGGGCGCTCGTGGTGGTCGGTGACGAGGCGGCGCTCTCCTCGGAGCCGTTCTACGAGCGGCTCCTGCGGTGGGCACGGGGCTGA